The Dendropsophus ebraccatus isolate aDenEbr1 chromosome 3, aDenEbr1.pat, whole genome shotgun sequence genome includes a region encoding these proteins:
- the ARPC3 gene encoding actin-related protein 2/3 complex subunit 3, with protein sequence MPAYHSMLMESDTKLTGNMALLPIRSQFKGPAPKETKDTDIIDEAIYYFKANVFFKNYEIKNEADRTLIYITLYISECLKKLQKCNSKGQGEKEMYTLGITNFPIPGEPGFPLNAMYVKPSNKQEDEVMRAYLQQLRQETGLRLCEKVFDPQTDKPSKWWMCFAKKQFMNKSLSAPGQ encoded by the exons GCCTACCACTCTATGTTAATGGAATCCGACACCAAACTCACTGGAAACATGGCGCTGCTGCCCATCAGAAGTCAGTTCAAGGGACCGGCCCCCAAAGAAA cGAAAGACACCGATATTATTGACGAAGCTATTTATTATTTTAAGGCCAATGTGTTCTTCAAAAACTATGAAATCAAG AATGAAGCTGACCGGACCCTGATTTATATCACCCTTTATATTTCCGAGTGCTTGAAAAAGTTGCAAAAG TGTAATTCTAAAGGACAGGGAGAAAAGGAAATGTATACTCTAGGGATCACAAACTTCCCCATTCCAGGAGAGCCGGGGTTCCCGCTTAATGCCATGTATGTGAAACCTTCCAACAAGCAGGAGGACG AGGTGATGAGGGCttacctgcagcagctgagacagGAGACTGGCCTGAGACTGTGTGAAAAGGTGTTTGACCCTCAGACAGACAAGCCCAGCAAG TGGTGGATGTGCTTTGCAAAGAAACAGTTCATGAACAAATCTCTGTCTGCTCCAGGACAATAA